The genomic stretch CGGATGCCCGCCGCCTTGAGCCGGTCGCCGAGCTCGCGGACCTTGGCCAGAACCGCATCGTCGCCCTTGATCGCGAGGACGACGACCTGGATCTGCGCCAGCCGCGGCGGGACCCGCAGCCCGTTGTCATCCCCGTGAGTCATCACCAGGGCGCCGATCATGCGGGTCGTCGAACCCCAGGAGGTCTGCCAGACCAGCTCCTGCTTGCCTTCCTTCGACAGGTACTGCGTGTTGAAGGCCTTGGCGAAGTTCTGACCCAGCTCATGGCTGGTCGCCAGCTGAAGCGCCTTGCCGTCGCCCATCATGCCTTCGAGCGTGAGGGTGTTGATGGCGCCCGCGAACCGCTCCTTGACGGTCTTGCGACCGGGGACGACGTCCATGGCGAGGACGTTCACCATGAAGTCCTCGTACACCTTGCGATGGATGTGCGCCGCGAAGTCACGGGCGTCCTCGTAGGTGGCGTGCGCGGTGTGGCCCTCCTGCCACAGGAACTCCGTCGTGCGCAGGAAGAGCCGGGGCCTGAGCTCCCAACGCACCACGTTCGCCCACTGGTTGATCAGCAGGGGCAGATCGCGGTAGCTCTGCACCCACTTGGCGAAGTAGTCGTTGATGATCATCTCGGAGGTGGGCCGGACCACCGCCGGCTCCTCCAGCTCCTTGCCGCCGCCGTGCGTCACCACCGCCAGCTCGGGCGCGAAGCCCTCGACGTGGTCGGCCTCCTTGACGAAGTACGACTGCGGGATCAGCAGCGGAAAGTACGCGTTCTGGGTGCCCGTCTCCTTGATGCGGGTGTCCATCTCCGCCTGCATCCGCTCCCACAGTCCGTACCCGTACGGTCGGATCACCATGGTGCCGCGCACTGGCCCGTTGTCGGCCAGCTCGGCCTTGTTGATCAGATCCTGGTACCAGCGCGGGAAGTCATCGGCCCGCGGGGTGAGAACGGGTGCTTTTGCCATGGCGCGATGGTACGGGCCCACGTTGCCGGAATGTGAATTCTCGCCACAGGCGCGGCCCGGCCACAAGCAGGGCCCGACGACCCCTGGACGCCGGGTCGAGCGGGGAGTTACCTGGCATACGGGGGGAGAGTGAGCGCATTTCACGGGGGCTGAGCAAACGGGCACATCGGCAACTCTCGGCGGATTGGGGCGCTTTCGATGACACCTACGCTCGTGCGGCACCACCTGTCTCACGCGGGACCCTCGGCCCGTGTGGACCTGTGGGCACGCGCGCGTGACTGGTCCGAGATCCAGGAGCGGATGCTGGTTCCGCTCTACGAGGCCGTCTACGAACGGCTCGAAGTGGGCTCCGGCACCCGGATGTTGGGCCTCGGGTGCGGTTCCGGACTCGCCTTGCTGATGGCGGCCGCGCGGGGAGCCGCGATCACCGGTGTCGAGCCCTCCTCGCGCGAACGGCTGGCGCTCGCCCGGCAGCGGCTGCTCCCCGAGACCTGGGGCGCACGCGCGCGTGCCGACACCCGGCTGCTGGACGGCTCGCCGGGGGACGCGGCCGACGCGGAGACGCCCGCGTACACCCTGGTGACCGCTTTCGAGCCGGTCGGGTGCCTCGCGGGCGACTCGGAAGGGCTCGGCGAACTGCTGCGAGGGGCGACCCCGCTCGCCGGGCACGGGGCGTCCGTGGTGCTGGCCGGCTGGGGTCCGCCGGAACGCTGCACCACCTCGGCCGTACTGCGCGCCACCGGACTCGCCGATCCACCGCAGGGCACGGGCAGCCGGCGCCCCGCCCATCGCGACGACCTGGAGGAGGTCGCCGAGCGGGCCGGCCTGCGCCCCGACGGCTCCGGCCGGGTGGCGTGCCCCTTCGGATACGCCGACGTCGACAGCGCCGTACGCGGAATGCTGTCGACCGGGCTGTTCGACACCGCGCTCTCCGCGACCGACCCGGCGCAGGTCGAGAAGGAAGTGACGGAGGCGCTGCATCCGTATCAGCGGCCGGACGGAACGGTGTGGATGCCGAACGTGTTCCGGTACCTCATCGCGCGCGTGCCCTGACGCGGCACCCCGGTACGCGCCGAGGGCGCCCCTGACGAGCAGGGACGCCCTCGGCGGTGATGCGGGGGTCAGCCCATGAACTTCTTGAACTCGTCCGGGAGTTCGAAGTCCTGCGGAGCCTGCTGGCCGGGGACGCCGAAGGCGCCGCCCTGAGCCGCGGCCGCGCGCCGGGCGGCCTCCTCCTGCTCCTGCTGCTTGCGCTTCATCGGGTTGCCCGAGCGCTGCTTGCCCTTGGCCTTCTTCGGCTGCTTCTTGGTACGGCCGGGGCCGCCACCCATGCCCGGCATCCCCGGCATGCCGGGCATACCGCCGCCCTGGGCCATGCGGGACATCATCTTGCGGGCCTCGAAGAACCGCTCGACAAGGTTCTTCACCGCGCTGACCTCGACACCGGAACCCTTGGCGATACGGGCGCGGCGCGAGCCGTTGATGATCGTCGGTTCCTGGCGCTCGGCCGGGGTCATCGACTTGATGATCGCGGCGGTGCGGTCGACGTCCCGCTCGTCGAGGCTGTTGATCTGGTCCTTGATCTGGCCCATGCCGGGAAGCATGCCGAGCAGCTTGCTGATGCTGCCCATCTTCCTGACCTGTTCCATCTGGGACAGGAAGTCGTCGAGGGTGAAGTCCTGGCCCTTCTTGGAGGCCAGCTTCTCCGCCATCTTCTGGGCTTCGGCCTGGTCGAAGGTCTTCTCCGCCTGCTCGATCAGGGTGAGCAGGTCACCCATGTCGAGGATGCGGGAGGCCATCCGGTCCGGGTGGAAGGCGTCGAAGTCGTCGAGCTTCTCGCCGTTCGAGGCGAACATGATCGGCTTGCCGGTGACCTGGCGGATCGACAGCGCGGCACCACCGCGGGCGTCGCCGTCGAGCTTGGAGAGCACCACGCCGTCGAAGCCGACGCCGTCGCGGAAGGCCTCGGCGGTGTTGACCGCGTCCTGACCGATCATGGCGTCGACGACGAAGAGGATCTCGTCGGGGCCGACCGCGTCCCGGATGTCCGCGGCCTGCTGCATCATCTCCTGGTCGATGCCCAGGCGGCCGGCGGTGTCGACGATGACGATGTCGTGGACGCGGGACTTCGCGAAGTCGATGGAGTCCTTGGCGACCTTGACCGGGTCACCGACGCCGTTGCCCGGCTCCGGCGCGTACACCGCGACACCGGCGCGCTCGGCGACGACGCTGAGCTGGTTCACGGCGTTCGGCCGCTGGAGGTCACAGGCGACCAGCAGCGGGGAGTGGCCCTGCTCCTTCAGCCACCGGCCGAGCTTGCCCGCGAGGGTGGTCTTACCGGCACCCTGGAGACCGGCCAGCATGATCACGGTGGGCGGCTGCTTGGCGAAGCGGAGACGACGGGTCTCACCACCGAGGATCGTGACGAGCTCCTCGTTCACGATCTTCAGGACCTGCTGCGCCGGGTTCAGCGCCTTGGAGACCTCGGAGCCGAGGGAGCGTTCCTTGACGCTCTTGATGAACGTACGGACGACCGGCAGCGCCACATCCGCTTCGAGGAGCGCGATACGGATCTCGCGCGCGGTGGCGTCGATGTCCGCCTCGGAGAGCCGTCCCTTGCCGCGCAGGTTCTTGAAAGTCGCTGAGAGGCGATCGGAGAGAGTATCGAACACGGCGCTCGCGGTCCTCGGGGTCGGTGGCAGCTGGGAATCGCCCTCCAGGGTATCCCGGCGACGGGAGTCACCGGGATCCCCGTTCAGCCCCTCAGCGTCTCCTCCAGTTTCCGGGCCACCGAAGCCGCCTCCTCACGGGGCAGTGGAGCGCCTTCGGGGCCTGTGACATAAAACGCGTCCACCGCGTTCGCGCCCAGGGTGCTCACGTGCGCGCTCCTCACCCGGACCCTCGCGTCCTCCAGCGCCCGGCCGATGCGGAACAGCAGTCCCGGGGCGTCCTGGGCGCGGACCTCGATGACCGTGGCGAGGCGGGAGGCGGCCGGGTGGACGGTGACGCGGGCGGGCGGGGCCAGGACGCCCCGGCGGCGCGGATAGGCGGCGTCGCGCTCGGCCAGGCGGCCCGCGATGTCCAGGGTGCCGTCCAGGGCGCGGACCAGGTCGGCGCGCAGGCGGGCGGCCTGGGGCAGGGAGCCGTACTCGGCGGCGACCCGCCAGTTCAGCAGCAGGACCGAGCCCTCGACGCCGTCGGGGAGGTCCACGGCGCGCAGCTCGGCGGTGCGGACCGTCAGGCGGTGCATGGCGAGGACTCCGGCCACCGCGGGCAGCACGCCCGGCTGGTCCGGTACCGCGATGAGTAGTTCCACGCCGAGCGGCTCGGGGTCGCCGGTGGGCTGGTCGTCCGTCGGCGGCTCGGTCTGCGCGCGCAGCGCCAGCACCGGGCTGCCCGTCGCGACCGACTCGATGGCGAGCCGCTCCTGCTCGGCGGTCGGGGCGGCGGCCTCCGGCTCCTCCGGAACGTCCCCGGCGAGCACCGCCGAGACGCGTTTGACCAGGTCGGCGACGAGTGAACCGCGCCAGGACGACCAGGCGGCGGGCCCGGTGGCCAGCGCGTCCGCCTCGGTCAGCGCGTGCAGCAGCTCCAGGGTGCCCTGGGTGCCGACCGCCTCGGCGACCGACCGGACCGTGGCCGGGTCCTCCAGATCACGCCGGGTGGCGGTGTCGACGAGCAGCAGATGATGCCGTACGAGGGCGGACAGGACCGCCACGTCCTCGCGGTCGAAGCCGATCCTCGCGGCGACGTCGCGGGCGATGATCTCGCCGGCCACCGAGTGGTCGCCCGGCCAGCCCTTGCCGATGTCGTGCAGCAGGGCCGCGACCAGGAGCAGGTCGGGTCGGTGGACGCGCCGGGTGAACTCGGAGGCGCGCACGGCCGTCTCGATGAGGTGCCGGTCGACGGTCCAGATGTGCACGGCGTTGCGCTGGGGGCGGCAGCGGACCCGCTCCCAGTCGGGCAGGAGGCGAGTGATCAGGCCCTCGGCCTCCAGCGCCTCCCAGACCTCGATGGTCGGGCGGCCGGAGCCGAGCAGGGTGACGAGCTGCTCACGGGCCTCGGCGGGCCAGGGGCTGGGCAGCGGGCGCGTGGTGGCGGCCAGGCGCCGTACGGCGTGCAGGGAGAGCGGGAGTCCGTCCTGGGCCGCGGCGGCCGCGGCGCGCAAGGGGAGCACGGGGTCGCGTTCGGGGCGCGCGGCGCGGGCGAGCACCACCTCGCCGTCCTGTTCCACGACGCCCTCGGCCAACGGGGAGCGCTCGGCGGTCGGTTTCGCGCCACCGCCCAGCATGGCGCGCAGCCTCGGCCGCACGGCGCGCGAACGCAGCACGCGCCCCACTTCACGCCAGGTGACATCACTGGCGTACGAGATGACCCGCGCCGACTCGTACACCTGCCGCAGCAGAGTGTCGGCGTCGAGGAGGCCCAGCTCGGCGGCGACCTGGTCCTGTTCCTGGAGCGCGAGCCGGTCGGTCGCGCGCCCCGTCGCCAGGTGCAGGGCGTCGCGTACGTCGAGCAGTCGGCGCCGGGCGTCGTCGAGGCCCTCGCGCGGGGCGTCGGCCAGCCAGGAGGCGGCGACGGCGCGCAGGATCGTGGCGTCCCTCAGTCCGCCGCGGGCTTCCTTGAGATCGGGTTCGAGCAGGTATTGCAGCTCGCCCTGGCGCTCGGCGCGTTCGGCGGAGAGTTCCTGGAGTTCGGGCAGCCGCTTGGGCGCCTGGTTGCGCCAGTCGGCGAGGACGGCGGTGCGCAGTCCGGCGGTCAGTCCGAGGTCGCCCGCGATGTGCCGGGCGTCGAGGAGGCCGAGCTGGACCTTCAGGTCCTCCCCGGCGGTCTTACGGGCCTCGGCGGGCGTCCGTACCGAGTGGTCCAGGTCGAGGCCCAGGTCCCAGACGGGGTACCAGATCCGGTCCGCCAGGGCGGCGACGGCGTCCTCGTCGGTGCCGTCGTGCAGCAGGAGCAGGTCCAGGTCGCTGCGTGGGGACAGCTCGCCGCGGCCGTAGCCGCCGACCGCGATCAGGGAGATCCCGCGCAGGCCCTCCGCCCCGGCCGCGAACAGGCCGGTGAGCCAGTCGTCGGTGAGCTCCGCGAGGGCGGTACGGCGCGGCGGCCCGGACCGCGCCCCCTCGGTGAGGAGGCGCAGCCGGGCCGCCGCGTAGCCGCTGGGTCCCGAGTCATCTGCTTCTTTCCGCAAGTCCGTACTCGTCACCCAGCGACTCCTGTCTTCACTTCTTGCTTCAGAGCGCGTCGGGCCCGCGCTCGCCGGTGCGTACCCGTACGGCCGTCTCGACCGGCAGGGACCAGACCTTGCCGTCACCGATCTTGCCGGTGCGGGCCGCCTTGACGATGACGTCGATCAACTGCTCGGCGTCGTCGTCCTCGGCGAGGACCTCGATGCGGATCTTCGGGACCAGGTCGACGGTGTACTCGGCACCGCGGTAGACCTCGGTGTGGCCCCGCTGACGACCGTAGCCGCTGGCCTCGGTGACCGTCAGGCCGTGCACGCCGAAGGCCTGGAGGGCTTCCTTGATCTCGTCGAGCCGGTGTGGCTTGACGACTGCGGTGATGAGCTTCATGCGTCCACCTTCTTGCTCGCAGTGTCGGCGACCGGGGCCGGGGCGGCGGTCCGGGCGGCACCACCGCCGGCACCGCTGAAGTCGTATGCGGTCTCGGCGTGCTCGGCCTGGTCGATGCCGGCCACCTCGTCGTCCTCGGAGACCCGCATGCCGATGGTCTTGTCGAGGACGAAGGCGAGGAGCGCGGAGGCGATCAGCGAGTAGGCGAGGACGGCACCGACACCGGCGCACTGCTTCCAGAACTGCTCCAGGCCGCCGCCGTAGAAGAGGCCCTCGACCTCGGACTGGCCCTTGCCGGTGGCGAGGAGACCGACCAGCAGGGAGCCGATGATGCCGCCGACCAGGTGGACGCCGACGACGTCGAGCGAGTCGTCGTAACCGAACTTGTACTTCAGGCCCACTGCCACGGCGCACAGCAGACCGGCGACGACGCCGACCGCGATGGCTCCGAGCGGGGAGACCGCGCCACCCGACGGGGTGATGGCGACCAGACCGGCGACCGCGCCGGAGGCGGCGCCCAGCGTGGTGAACGCACCGTGGCGGATCTTCTCGTAGATGAGCCAGGAGAGCATGGCGGCGGCGGTGGCGACCTGCGTGTTGACGAACATCAGCGCGCCGACACCGTCGTCGTTGCCGAGCCAGGAACCGGCGTTGAAGCCGAACCAGCCGAACCACAGGAGCCCTGCGCCGAGCATGACCAGCGGGAGGCTGTGCGGGCGCATCGGGTCCTTCTTGAAGCCGACCCGCTTTCCGATGACCAGGATCACACCGAGGGCCGCGGCACCGGCGTTGATGTGGACGGCCGTACCACCGGCGAAGTCGATGACGCCGAGTTCGAAGGCCCAGCCGCCGGCCCCCCACACCCAGTGCGCGACCGGGAAGTAGACGACCGTGGCCCACAGGGCGACGAACAGCGCCCAGGCGCTGAACTTCACGCGGTCGGCCAGGGCACCGCTTATCAGGGCGGGCGTGATGATCGCGAACATCAGCTGGAAGACCATGAAGACGAAGATCGGGACCGTGTAGCCGTCCCAGAGTTCCGTCAGGCCGATGTCACTGAGGCCCACCCAGTCCGAGTTCCAGCCGATGATGCTGCCGGAATCCGTGCCGAACGCCATGGAGAAGCCGTACAGCACCCACAGGATGGTGACGATCCCCAGACTGATGAAGCTCATCATCAGCATGTTCAGGGTGCTTTTGACGCGGACCATGCCTCCGTAGAAGAAGGCCAGGCCCGGGGTCATGAGCATCACCAGGGCGGAGCAGATGAGCATGAAACCTGTGTTGGCGGCAGAGAGCTCTGTCTCTGCGGCAAGCGTGATGGCTGGTGCCATCGGCGTCTCCTCGTCGTTGGTACGGCCCCGTGCGGGCGAAGCCTGAGCGGATTGAGGGGTGGGCCGGTTATGCGCCATGAGATTGGCGCAGCGCGGTTTCGGTGGAAGCCCCTCGTTGTTTCGCCGCCGTGACGAAGGCGCCTTGGGTGTTACGCGTCGATGAACTGCCGGATGGAGGGCCCGTCGATCGTTATCGTGGCGCAACCTTCGGTTGAAGGTATGGGCCGGCCGCGGGCGGCCTTCCGATGACCTGGCATGGGGGAGCCGAGTCGGGCAGTTCGGGAGGGCCGGCCCGCGGCCGGGGATCGAGCGGGATCGCGGCTTCTCAGACCGCCTCGGCGGTCTCGGGCAGCTCGACGGCGAGCCGGTCGGTGAGGTCCACGACCTCGTGCAGATCACCGAAATCGCGTACGGCCGTGTCGACCGTCTTGCGGATCCGGGTGTTGACGCGCTCCGAGCGCACCTTCTTGGCGATCTGCATGGCGTCGGTGGCGTACTGCGCGCTGCGCTCCGGCTCGCGCCTGAGGAGATGGACCGTGGCCATGCCGATGAGGTTCAGCGCGTAGGAGCGCTGGTGCTCGCTGTCCTTGGCGAAGAGGTCGACGGCCCGCTGCATCAGCGGCTCGGCCAGTGAGGCGTAGGTCGGGCTGCGGCCCGCGACATAGGCGAGGTCGCGGTAGGAGTGGGAGTTCTCGCCGTACAGCTCGGCCTCGGAGAAGAAGCGGATCCAGTCGGGGTCGGGCTCGTCCCACTCCTCGGCCTCGGTGAAGGTGTCCTCGGCCATCCGCACGGCCCGCTTGCACTTGCCGGGCTGGCCCATGTTGGCGTATGCGCGGGCCTCCATCGCATACAGCATCGACTGGGTGCGCGGGCTCGCGCAGTCCCGGCTGCCGTACTGGGCGAGGTGGACCAGTTCGAGGGCGTCGTCGGGGCGGCCGAGGTGGATCATCTGGCGGCTCATGCTGGACAGGACGTACGAGCCGAGGGGGCGGTCGCCGGCCTCCTTGGCGGCGTGCAGGGCGAGCACGAAGTACTTCTGGGCGGTGGGCTGGAGGCCGACGTCGTAGGACATCCAGCCGGCCAGTTCGGCGAGTTCGGCGGCGACCTTGAAGAGGATGCGGGTGGTCGACTCGGGCTGGGGTTCCTGGAGGAGGTCGGTCACCTCGTGCAGTTGGCCTACGACAGCCTTGCGGCGCAGGCCGCCGCCGCACTGGGCGTCCCACTGCCGGAACATCACGGTGGTGGACTCCAGCAGCTCCAGCTCGGGCTTGGAGAGCCGGCCGCGGCGGAGCTGGGCGGGGGGTTCGGGCTCGGTGCGCGGGGCGGTGGGGGCGGGGACCAGCCAGCGCTGCATCGGCTCGATGAGGGACGGGCCCGCGGACAGGCCCAGCGAGGTCCCGAGGAAGCCGCGCCGCGCCAGCATCAGGTCGCTGCGCGAGAACTCGCTGAGCAGGGCCACGGTCTGCGGGCCCGTCCAAGGAAGGTCGACTCCGGACACCGAGGGTGACTGGCGGGCGGCGCGCAGGCCGAGGTCCTCGACGGAGACGACACAGCCGAACCGCTCGGAGAACAGCTCGGACAGGATCCGCGGGATCGGCTCGCGCGGGTTCTCGCCGTCCAGCCAGCGGCGTACGCGGGAGGTGTCGGTGGAGATGTGGTTGGCACCCAACTGGCGGGCCCGGCGGTTGACTTGGCGGGCGAGTTCGCCCTTCGACCAGCCGCTGCGCACGAACCAGGACGTGAGCAGCTCGTTCGGGCGCTTGTCAGCGTTCAGAGCGTTCGTGTCGCTTCCGCTGGTGCCGCTCACTGGAAGCCCCCATCCCTTGGACCACTTGTCACCGAGTGCGCCAAGCCCTATCAGAATGCCGGTAAATACGGCCGCCCGTCCGGTAGTTCTCACCCTTCGAACGGAAAGCCGAGTTGCCTCCGGCATACCCACAAGTGCATGCGCCCCCAGGACTCGTGCACTCAAAGTAATCCTACGATCACCCGTCCAGCCATGGCGATCCCGGAAACGCCACCATTCGCCACCCCTTCGAATGAACTCACGGTCGCCTCCGCACGATTCACTTGACATAGGACGACCGGGAGTGGGCGGAGTGCTGCACTCAGGGGCGCGCACCGTCGGGCGCACCACCCGGGACGCTTCCGAGCGCCGTCCGGAGTGCGTGGAGCCGGGCGCCGGAAGGCACAAGGTGGACACAGAGGGTCACGATCCGCATCCGCGTCGTAACCATCGACGCGCCGGGCCCGTTGGAGGGGGCATGGGCTTCACGATCGCCGGCATCCGCGAGATCCGCTCCGGCACGCGCCGACGCGGCCGTCCGTCGGAGTGCACCGCCGTCGCCGAGTTCACCGGACTGTGGGGCTGGGACGTGGTACCGGGCGCGCGGGCGGCGGCGGGCGTCTGCTCCTGCGGCCGCGCGGACTGCCGCGCACCCGGCGCCCACCCCCTGGACTTCGCCTCCCAGGTCCCGGCCGGCGCCACCCTCGACGAAGCGACCCGCACCTGGGCGGAGTTCCCCGGCGCCGCGATGATGCTCGCGGTCGGCCGGGCGTTCGACGTGATCGAGGTGGCCGAACCGGCCGGGCGCCGCGCGCTGGCCCGGCTGGAGCGCATGGGCCTGCCCGTCGGCCCGGTCACCGCAGGACCCGACGGCCGCGCGCACTTCTTCGTCGCCCCCGGCGCCGCCGCCGAACTCCCGGAACTGCTCTACCGCATGGGCTGGGACGACCCGACCTCCCTGGATCTGCGCGGCCTCGGCCCCGGCACGCACATCACGGCCCCGCCGTCCGACCGCGGCGGCCTCGGCCCGGTGCGCTGGCTGCGCTCCCCCGAACTGGACACGGCGACGAAGCCGCCCGCCGCTCGGCTGTTGCTGGGAACGCTCGCCTACGTGGCACACCGCTCCCGCGCGTAGCGCAGCACACAGCAAAGCGCCCGCCACCAACTGGACCTTGGGGCGGGCGCTTCTTCGCGACAGCGTTTGTCACTCTCCGATAAGCGCATCCACGAACGCCTCCGGCTCGAACGGCGCCAGATCGTCCGGGCCCTCGCCCAGACCGATCAGCTTGACCGGCACGCCCAGCTCGCGCTGCACGGCGATCACGATGCCGCCCTTCGCCGTACCGTCCAGCTTGGTCAGGACGATGCCGGTGATGTCCACGACCTCGGCGAACACCCGGGCCTGCACCAGACCGTTCTGTCCGGTCGTCGCGTCCAGGACGAGGAGCACCTCGTCGAGCGGCGCGTGCTTCTCCACGACCCGCTTGACCTTGCCCAGCTCGTCCATGAGCCCGGTCTTGGTGTGCAGTCGGCCCGCGGTGTCGATGAGGACGACGTCGCAGTCCATCTCCTTGCCCTCCTTCACCGCGTCGAAGGCGACGGAGGCGGGGTCACCGGCCTCCGGACCGCGCACGGTGTGGGCGCCGACCCGCTCGCCCCAGGTCTGGAGCTGGTCGGCGGCGGCGGCCCGGAAGGTGTCGGCGGCGCCCAGGACGACGGTGTTGCCGTCGGCGACCAGGACCCGGGCCAGCTTGCCGGTGGTGGTGGTCTTGCCGGTGCCGTTGACGCCGACGACCATCACGATGCCGGGCTTGCGGTCCTCCGGCTCGGTCTTCACGGTCCGGTCCAGATCGGTGCCGACCAGCTTGAGCAGCTCCTCGCGCAGCAGGCCGCGCAGCTCGGCGGGGGTCCGGGTGCCGAGCACCTTGACCCGCTCGCGCAGGCCCTCGACCAGCTCCTGGGTGGGCAGCACACCGACATCGGCGGTGAGCAGCGTGTCCTCGATCTCCTCCCAGGTGTCGTCGTCCAGATGCTCGCGCGAGAGCAGCGTGAGCAGGCCCTTGCCGAGGGCGTTCTGGGAGCGGGACAGACGGGCGCGGAGCCGGACCAGGCGGCCCGCGGTGGGCTCCGGGACCTCGATCTCGGCCGGCGGGAGCTCTTCGACTACGGGCGGTTCCTCGACGGCGGCCGGGGCCGAGCCGTCGGGAAGGTCCACCTCCTCTATCGTCCGGCGCGGTTCGTCGCGCGGCGTCTCGGCCTCGTCGCCGACGTGCGGCTCGGCCGGAGGGGCGGTGAGGTCGGGCGCTGCGGGGGGCGGCGGGGGCAGCTGCTTCTTGCGCCGGCTGCCGACGACGAGCCCGCCGAGCGCGCCGAGCACGACCACGGCGATGACTACAGCAAGGATGACGATGTCCATAACCCGTCCAGTATCAGCCATGGAGTGCGGCGACACCCCTCTGGATGTCTGACACACCGTCAGCTAATCTCCTCCCCCACCCGCCCGGTGAAGGGGGACCCCCATGCCCGTCACGGTCGTCCGCTTCAATCTCGTCGAGCCCGGCGCCACCCCCGCCTCGCTCGCCGCCCGCTACCGGACCGCCCTGGAGATGGCCGCGTACGCCGACGAGCACGGCATCACCACGGTCCAGACCGAGGAGCACCACGGCGTCGACAACAACTGGCTGCCGTCGCCGTTCGCCTTCGCGGCGGCGGTCTTCGGCGCGACGAAGCGTCTCGCGGTCACGGTCTCCGCGATCATCGGCCCGCTGCACGACCCGCTGCGTCTCGCCGAGGACATCGCCGTACTGGACCTGATCAGCGCCGGCCGTCTGGTGACGGTCGCCGGGATCGGGTACCGCCCCGAGGAGTACGCCCTCTTCGACGTGGACTGGAAGCGGCGCGGCCGGCTCCAGGACGAACTGCTGGAGACCGTGCTGAAGGCCTGGACCGGCGAGGAGTTCGAGTACCGCGGCCGTACCGTACGGGTCACCCCGCGCCCCTTCACCGAGCCGCACCCGCTGCTGCTGGTCGGCGGCTCCTCGAAGGCCGCCGCACGCCGGGCCGCCCGCCTGGGCCTGCCGTTCTTCCCCAGCGCGCATCTGCCGGAGCTGGAGGCGTACTACAAGGAGCGGCTCATCGAGTACGGCACCGAGGGCTGGACGATGATGCCGGCCGCCGAGACTCCGCTGCTGCACATCGCCGAGGACCCGGACCGGACCTGGGCGCGGTACGGCGAGCACTTCCTGCACGAGGCGCGGACGTACGCCTCCTGGCAGTCGGGCGACATCCGCTCGGCGGTCCGGTCGGCGGCGGGCACGGTCGAGGAGTTGCGCTCGGAGGGCGTGTACCGGGTGCTGACGCCCGGGCAGTGCGTGGACCTGGGGCTGGACAACCTGGTGCTGCATCCGCTGTGCGGAGGGATGCCGGTCGAGGAGGGCTGGCGCAGTCTGCGGCTGCTGTGCGAAGACGTACTGCCCCGGCTCTCCTGACCGAGCCGAGGCAGT from Streptomyces davaonensis JCM 4913 encodes the following:
- a CDS encoding bifunctional DNA primase/polymerase, giving the protein MGFTIAGIREIRSGTRRRGRPSECTAVAEFTGLWGWDVVPGARAAAGVCSCGRADCRAPGAHPLDFASQVPAGATLDEATRTWAEFPGAAMMLAVGRAFDVIEVAEPAGRRALARLERMGLPVGPVTAGPDGRAHFFVAPGAAAELPELLYRMGWDDPTSLDLRGLGPGTHITAPPSDRGGLGPVRWLRSPELDTATKPPAARLLLGTLAYVAHRSRA
- the ftsY gene encoding signal recognition particle-docking protein FtsY, which encodes MDIVILAVVIAVVVLGALGGLVVGSRRKKQLPPPPPAAPDLTAPPAEPHVGDEAETPRDEPRRTIEEVDLPDGSAPAAVEEPPVVEELPPAEIEVPEPTAGRLVRLRARLSRSQNALGKGLLTLLSREHLDDDTWEEIEDTLLTADVGVLPTQELVEGLRERVKVLGTRTPAELRGLLREELLKLVGTDLDRTVKTEPEDRKPGIVMVVGVNGTGKTTTTGKLARVLVADGNTVVLGAADTFRAAAADQLQTWGERVGAHTVRGPEAGDPASVAFDAVKEGKEMDCDVVLIDTAGRLHTKTGLMDELGKVKRVVEKHAPLDEVLLVLDATTGQNGLVQARVFAEVVDITGIVLTKLDGTAKGGIVIAVQRELGVPVKLIGLGEGPDDLAPFEPEAFVDALIGE
- a CDS encoding LLM class flavin-dependent oxidoreductase is translated as MPVTVVRFNLVEPGATPASLAARYRTALEMAAYADEHGITTVQTEEHHGVDNNWLPSPFAFAAAVFGATKRLAVTVSAIIGPLHDPLRLAEDIAVLDLISAGRLVTVAGIGYRPEEYALFDVDWKRRGRLQDELLETVLKAWTGEEFEYRGRTVRVTPRPFTEPHPLLLVGGSSKAAARRAARLGLPFFPSAHLPELEAYYKERLIEYGTEGWTMMPAAETPLLHIAEDPDRTWARYGEHFLHEARTYASWQSGDIRSAVRSAAGTVEELRSEGVYRVLTPGQCVDLGLDNLVLHPLCGGMPVEEGWRSLRLLCEDVLPRLS
- a CDS encoding ammonium transporter codes for the protein MAPAITLAAETELSAANTGFMLICSALVMLMTPGLAFFYGGMVRVKSTLNMLMMSFISLGIVTILWVLYGFSMAFGTDSGSIIGWNSDWVGLSDIGLTELWDGYTVPIFVFMVFQLMFAIITPALISGALADRVKFSAWALFVALWATVVYFPVAHWVWGAGGWAFELGVIDFAGGTAVHINAGAAALGVILVIGKRVGFKKDPMRPHSLPLVMLGAGLLWFGWFGFNAGSWLGNDDGVGALMFVNTQVATAAAMLSWLIYEKIRHGAFTTLGAASGAVAGLVAITPSGGAVSPLGAIAVGVVAGLLCAVAVGLKYKFGYDDSLDVVGVHLVGGIIGSLLVGLLATGKGQSEVEGLFYGGGLEQFWKQCAGVGAVLAYSLIASALLAFVLDKTIGMRVSEDDEVAGIDQAEHAETAYDFSGAGGGAARTAAPAPVADTASKKVDA
- the nsdA gene encoding transcriptional repressor NsdA encodes the protein MSGTSGSDTNALNADKRPNELLTSWFVRSGWSKGELARQVNRRARQLGANHISTDTSRVRRWLDGENPREPIPRILSELFSERFGCVVSVEDLGLRAARQSPSVSGVDLPWTGPQTVALLSEFSRSDLMLARRGFLGTSLGLSAGPSLIEPMQRWLVPAPTAPRTEPEPPAQLRRGRLSKPELELLESTTVMFRQWDAQCGGGLRRKAVVGQLHEVTDLLQEPQPESTTRILFKVAAELAELAGWMSYDVGLQPTAQKYFVLALHAAKEAGDRPLGSYVLSSMSRQMIHLGRPDDALELVHLAQYGSRDCASPRTQSMLYAMEARAYANMGQPGKCKRAVRMAEDTFTEAEEWDEPDPDWIRFFSEAELYGENSHSYRDLAYVAGRSPTYASLAEPLMQRAVDLFAKDSEHQRSYALNLIGMATVHLLRREPERSAQYATDAMQIAKKVRSERVNTRIRKTVDTAVRDFGDLHEVVDLTDRLAVELPETAEAV